A single genomic interval of Hydractinia symbiolongicarpus strain clone_291-10 chromosome 8, HSymV2.1, whole genome shotgun sequence harbors:
- the LOC130655410 gene encoding uncharacterized protein LOC130655410, which translates to MPGRRKTDQDDTRLYKSFSFREKLRSTFSHKISVESKTEEIMYGNMVVLGDEGVGKTSLIQRFVDNKFFDNYVPTQNICNSDVKALVECEKKKTLKKKEKSLRNTLRKTALLNSQSKLPENISDNLGKTTISCRCRSIAGIDKKRESSLKRTLSFGRAQMQQIKNKENYKSLKEFNIQLVDTPGTVNLSSPATYRAILSDAKGFLIVCSFDKPSSFQSMKNIYQDIKNMNDRVPIILVVNKEDLNSQNIEDIGDRVCEFSRELDVQWCEVSAFKGIGFKNLIEVIMNETTHYNEQEDIADQIQDYDFFY; encoded by the coding sequence ATGCCAGGAAGACGTAAAACAGACCAAGATGATACAAGGCTGTACAAATCTTTCTCATTTCGGGAAAAATTACGGTCAACGTTTTCACATAAAATCTCTGTAGAAAGTAAAACAGAAGAGATTATGTATGGAAATATGGTTGTTTTAGGTGATGAAGGAGTCGGAAAAACATCTCTTATACAACGCTTTGTAGacaataaattttttgacaacTACGTACCGACTCAAAACATTTGTAATTCTGACGTTAAAGCTCTTGTTGAGTGCGAGAAAAAGAAAACGCtcaagaagaaagaaaagagcTTGAGAAACACCTTACGTAAAACTGCATTGTTAAACAGCCAATCAAAATTACCAGAAAACATATCTGATAATTTAGGGAAAACTACAATTAGCTGTCGCTGCAGGTCGATTGCAGGTATCGACAAAAAAAGAGAAAGTAGTTTAAAAAGAACTTTGAGTTTTGGTCGAGCACAAatgcaacaaataaaaaacaaagagaaCTATAAAAGTCTGAAAGAGTTCAACATTCAATTGGTGGATACGCCAGGAACCGTGAACTTGTCTTCTCCTGCGACATATAGGGCGATCTTATCAGACGCCAAAGGATTTTTAATAGTATGCTCATTTGATAAGCCTTCCAGCTTTCAATCCATGAAAAATATATACCAAGATATCAAGAATATGAATGATCGTGTACCTATTATTCTTGTGGTAAATAAGGAAGATTTGAACTCACAGAATATCGAAGACATAGGAGATAGGGTTTGTGAATTCTCAAGGGAACTGGATGTACAGTGGTGTGAAGTATCAGCTTTCAAAGGAATTGGCTTTAAAAATCTAATCGAAGTTATTATGAATGAAACTACACATTACAACGAACAAGAAGATATTGCTGATCAGATTCAAGACTATGACTTTTTCTACTAA